The Acidobacteriota bacterium genomic interval CGTTTAGTGCCTCTGCCCAAGATGGCAGCAGCTTGCCTTCGGCGCCTTCAGCAACTCTGGAACAGCAACGTCCGCCGGCTCCGCCGCCGCAACCTGCTCAACCGGCCGCTCCCCCTGCGTCCGAAGATGCTAAGCCACAGCAGCCGGTGCTCGAGACTCTCGATCCGAAGCTCAGACCACATCAACCGGCGAATGGCGTTCCCCAAACGGAACCGGCAGCTCAGGCGCAGACGCCTCCTGCTCCTAATAAGAACGAAGCTGAAGGGAGTCAGGATAAACCGTTCAACATCGTTGTTCCAGTGAACGAAGTAAATGTCGTCTTCACCGTTACTGATAAGCACAACCACTATGTCAAGGATCTCAAGGAAGCGGATTTCCGCATTCTCGACAACAACAGGCCGCCGGCGAACGTACGCAATTTTGCTTCGGAGACAAATCTCCCACTTCGGGTAGGGCTGTTAGTAGACGCCAGCAACTCGATTCGCGATCGCTTTCGTTTTGAGCAGCAGGCTGCGATCGAGTTCTTGAACCAGATCGTTCACCCGGATCGCGACCAGGCGTTCGTGATTGGCTTCGATACGACTCCTGAGATCACGCAGGACTTCACGAATAATCCGGAGAAGCTCGCCGCGGGCGTTCGCATGCTGCGTCCGGGCGGAGGCACCGCGCTGTACGACGCGGTGTATGGAGCCTGTCACGACAAGCTCATCAAGACAACGAGCAACCGTGGAGGGCAGCGCCGCGCCATTATCTTGCTATCCGACGGCGAAGACAACCAGAGTCGGGTAACGCGCGACGACGCGATCGAAGAGGCACAGCGCGCTGAAGTGATTGTGTACACGATCAGCACGAATGTCAGCGGCACCAAGAGCCGTGGAGACAAGATTCTCGAAGTCATCGCAAACGCCACGGGCGGACGTGCTTTCTTCCCGTTCAAGATCGAAGAAGTTTCCGACGCCTTCTCGCAGATTCAGGAAGAGCTGCGCAGCCAATATGCGGTTTCCTACAAGCCAGCCGACTTTTTGACTGATGGAAAATACCGCAGCATCGATATCGAAGCGCTCAATAAGAAGTACAAGGTTCGTAGCCGTAAGGGCTACTTCGCACCGCGGTCAGCGGAGAGAGCTTCGGCAGCAGTGGGTGCTCAGTAGGGCGCAGGATGCTGCGTTTCTCCATGCTGTTTGGTTAGCCTTCGTCGCGATTTGCCGGTGCGCAAACTGGAGAGGGAGGATGCTTGCGTCTCTCGCTTTGACTCAGCTCGCGGCTGCGTAGTATCCCTTCCTCGCCTGGACCTTATAACCTTCCTTGGTCTTGATTTCCACCTTACGGAACGTGCCGTCATGTTTGTTGTTGGTTGGCGTGTAGCCAATGCTGTATTGGCTGCGGAGTTCCGTTGAAACCTGGTCGAAGGCTTTCTCGAGCTTGTCACGATTGTTGCCAACGTGGATCACGCGTCCGCCGGTTTCTTCGCAGAGCTTTTTCATGAGTCCAGCGCCAGTTCCTGCGGCGACTCCGCTATCGCTGATCAGCAGGACGTAGACAATGGCATCGGATTTTTGGGCGGCTTCGAGGGCGTCTTGCAGCTTGAGCTGGCTCCCCTGGTCTTCGCCATCGGTTAATAGGACGAGAGCTTTTCGACCGACTTCACTCCGCAGTTTGTCGTGTGCTGCCAGATAGACCGCGTCGTAGAGCAGTGTGCCCTTCGGATTGCCGATAGGCACTGGCCCCTGCCCGATACCGGGCAGCCCCCCGACCGCGCCACCGCCGTTGATCTTGGCGGTGTTCATTCCTTTGCGAATGTCGTGTTCCGAGTTGGTGAAGTCCTGAAGGAGATCGACATTCACGTCGAAGCTGATGAGAAAAGCTTCGTCCTCTTTGCGCAACAGTCGTTGCAGAAATTGAGCGCCAACTTCTTTCTCGATAGGAAGCACGCGATCCTGGCTGAAACTGGTGTCGAGAAGGATGCCAATCGTGAGTGGCAGGTTCGATTCCGCTTTGAAGTACTTGATGTTTTGCGGCTTTCCGTCTTCCACGATCTGAAACTCGTCCTTGTTCAGGTTGGGAAGCAGGTGTCCGCCTTTGTCCTTCACGTTGAACAGCAGGCTCACGACGTCGACGTTGACCTTCAGGGTCTCGACTGCATTGTCCTCCTGCTTTTTAGTGCGATCGCGAATGGTAGGACCGGCGCCTTCGTCGCTATTGGTCTGTGGGCCGGTGTCGGGACTCGTTGGGGGCGGCAGGTTCTGAGTTTGTGAGGCCGACGGCAAGGCCAGCATCATCCAACACAGGGGAAGGAGAAATAATGAGAGAATCCGGCGAATTACGTTGCAAAAGAACGGGTCTTGGAACTTCATAAGGATACAGGTGGCTTTTTGCTAAGCTTAGACACAATTGTAGTGTGTTTGTCGTGCGGTTGGCTCGGCGATCATCGTGGCGGTCTTACTTTTGAAAGGTAGGAAGTGAATGCAGGCAGGACCATGGCGAGGGCTGTTGCTGACTTTCCACTTCGTTCTTGCAGTTGCAATGGGTGTTAGCGCCCAATCCCAGCCGAAGAATCTTCCCGACGCGCCGCAGCCGCAGAAGACCTTTCCGCCTCCTGCGCCCCCCGCTTCTCCGGAATCCAGCTCGCACGACTCTGCGCCTCCGGCGGCGCAGCCCAGAGTAGATCAGCCCGCACAGCCTGAGGCTGGAAACTCGGCCAGCGCCAATAGTGACAATCCTCCTGCTGCAAGTCAGCCGGTTCGCAATCCAGTAACCCCAGATACTGATCGCTTGTACAAGCTCGTCAGCACTACAAATTTTGTGGAGATTCCGGTCACGGTCAAGGACAGCTACGGCAAGATGGTGGAAGGCCTGCTGCCGAAGGACTTTACGGTTTACGAGAATGGCGCGCGCCAAAAGGTGACTTACTTCACCAGCGATCCTCTAGCGATTTCGGCGGCGGTATTGATTGATGTCGGCATGGCGGATACATCATTGCGCAAAGTGCAATCCGGTGTTCAGGCTTTGCAGGGAGCATTTAGTCAATACGATGAAGTGGCTGTTTATACGTATGGAAATTCGGTCATAAGAGAATCGAGTTTCACCACCGCTGGAGATCGATTGACCGCGGCCCTCAATCGCATTGTGGAGACCAAGCGCGGACAACAGAGCGGCGGAGTTCCTGTAAGCGGTGGTCCGTTCGAAGGTGGTCCTACAGTGAATGGGCGACCGCTTGATCCAAGCGTTCCGCAGATACCGATTATTCCTAAAGATCGTCGAGTGTTAAACGACGCCATACTGCAGGCTGCGCTCGATCTTTCCAAAGTGCAGCCCGCTCGGCGTCGCGTGATCATGATTGTGGGAGATGGAAGAGAAGACGGCAGCCGCGCCTCTTATGCCGATGTGTTGAAGATTTTGTTGACCAACAAGATCTCTGTCTATGCGATCGGCGTGGGGCCGGCGGGCATTCCAGTCTGGCGGAAGCTGGAGCAGGTGAATGTTCCCGGCACGGGCACCGGCAACATTCTTCCGAAGTATGCGAGCGCAACCGGCGGAGAAGTTTTCAGCGAGTTCACCAAGCAAGCGATCGAGAACGCTTACTCTGCAGTGACCCTGGTCGCACGCAATCAGTACACGCTTGGCTATTACACGCAAGGCACTCTGGCTGAGAATTATCGCGACATCGAAGTGCGCGTGGCTCGTCCGGGGCTGCGCGTGACGGCCAAGGCGGGATACTATCCGTTACCTCCGGGGCGACAGTAAGAGTACCTCAGTGCACAATGCAATTGCATGAAACTGGTATGGTATAAGAACCGGTTTCAGCATTGTTTACCGCAAGACGAACCCCGCCGAA includes:
- a CDS encoding VWA domain-containing protein; translated protein: MLALPSASQTQNLPPPTSPDTGPQTNSDEGAGPTIRDRTKKQEDNAVETLKVNVDVVSLLFNVKDKGGHLLPNLNKDEFQIVEDGKPQNIKYFKAESNLPLTIGILLDTSFSQDRVLPIEKEVGAQFLQRLLRKEDEAFLISFDVNVDLLQDFTNSEHDIRKGMNTAKINGGGAVGGLPGIGQGPVPIGNPKGTLLYDAVYLAAHDKLRSEVGRKALVLLTDGEDQGSQLKLQDALEAAQKSDAIVYVLLISDSGVAAGTGAGLMKKLCEETGGRVIHVGNNRDKLEKAFDQVSTELRSQYSIGYTPTNNKHDGTFRKVEIKTKEGYKVQARKGYYAAAS
- a CDS encoding VWA domain-containing protein; the encoded protein is MRVSRLILIAPLAAALAFSASAQDGSSLPSAPSATLEQQRPPAPPPQPAQPAAPPASEDAKPQQPVLETLDPKLRPHQPANGVPQTEPAAQAQTPPAPNKNEAEGSQDKPFNIVVPVNEVNVVFTVTDKHNHYVKDLKEADFRILDNNRPPANVRNFASETNLPLRVGLLVDASNSIRDRFRFEQQAAIEFLNQIVHPDRDQAFVIGFDTTPEITQDFTNNPEKLAAGVRMLRPGGGTALYDAVYGACHDKLIKTTSNRGGQRRAIILLSDGEDNQSRVTRDDAIEEAQRAEVIVYTISTNVSGTKSRGDKILEVIANATGGRAFFPFKIEEVSDAFSQIQEELRSQYAVSYKPADFLTDGKYRSIDIEALNKKYKVRSRKGYFAPRSAERASAAVGAQ